Within the Fretibacterium sp. OH1220_COT-178 genome, the region GTAGAGCCCGACGAAGTAGTTGTGAAAGGCGGCGTCGTGCACCAGGTACTCCTCCACGTCGCCCGAGAGGCTGCACGGCCTCTGGAGCTCGATGAGCGCCTCCGCCTCGGCCAGCTGCGCTTCGTCGAGCGGCAGGCATGCCGCCATGACGTACCCCTCCACCGCCGCACGCAACTCCAGAATCTCCCGCAGCGCCGTCGTGGTGAACCCCTGGAAACGGACGCCCTGCTTGGGATAGACCGTCACGAACCCCTCGTTCTGAAGCACCTGAAGGGCCTCGCGGACGGGCGTCCGGCTCATGGCGAGCGCGCGGGCGATCTCGTTCTCCGACAGCATCGCCCCGGGCAAAAACTTGCGGTTCAGGAACATCTCCTTGATCTTTTTGTAGGCCAGCTCTTTCTTCGAACCCGACTTCACGAAAGGCCTCCACAAAAATCAAAATTTGATATAATGTTAATGTGATTATACAGCTTCTTGTATACAAGACAAGATGTCCCCCCTCAGCAAGGGGAGCCCCTCCGATGGAGGAGGGCGGCGGCGCCCTCCCTCGGCGCGGTTTCTCGAAGCATCCCAGCAGCTTTGCATTCCATAATGGAACCTTTCCCGGCGCGGCCATCCGCACCGGGGTCAAATCAAGGAGGGTGTAAGCAGTGAAAAAGTTTGGGGTTCTCGCGATATCCGTTCTTCTGTGTCTGTCCCTTGCCGTTCCCGCCTCGGCGGCCTACAAGGCCGAGTACAAG harbors:
- a CDS encoding GntR family transcriptional regulator — encoded protein: MKSGSKKELAYKKIKEMFLNRKFLPGAMLSENEIARALAMSRTPVREALQVLQNEGFVTVYPKQGVRFQGFTTTALREILELRAAVEGYVMAACLPLDEAQLAEAEALIELQRPCSLSGDVEEYLVHDAAFHNYFVGLYGNSLISAVVRSISERFRSVGLRVLRDAESVRLSFQGHLAIMEAVRAADVAAALTAVHAHINFGKSRLLSAVDPMEGEDFVREQFEGAAQSLKY